Proteins from a single region of Hermetia illucens chromosome 3, iHerIll2.2.curated.20191125, whole genome shotgun sequence:
- the LOC119652971 gene encoding saccharopine dehydrogenase-like oxidoreductase codes for MADRLDVIIFGASGFTGKYCVLEGVKILENLKWGIAGRNKEKLEKIIKETEEKTKADLSKIPIIIADINDEKSLVAMAEQCKIIVNCCGPYRFYGEPVVKACINAGTHHVDVSGEPQYMERMQLEYNDLAREKGVYIVSACGFDSIPADMGTIFLEEHFDGVVNSVETYLETWVSGGNPGGAGIHYGTWESAVYGLAHANELRGIRSKLFKEKLPPMEPKLKNRSAIHRSPLVNNAYCLPFPGSDRSVVMRSQRVLYELDKKRPVQMKAYVAFRSIVEVIGVMLVGLVFGILSRFSFGRHLLLSYPGLFSLGFISHEGPSEEKMKKTKFSITLYAEGWSKEDKLAEPTDKYTIPTNKKMIAKVSGTNPGYGGTCVGVLVAALTILKEHNKMPSTGGVLPTGAAFAKTNMISELEKHENGFHFEIVQAKEQVSTE; via the exons ATGGCAGATCGACTTGATGTGATAATTTTCGGCGCCAGCGGTTTCACTGGGAAATATTGTGTTTTGGAAGGTGTTAAGATTCTGGAAAATCTAAAATGGGGAATTGCCGGAAGAAATAAG GAAAAACTTGAGAAAATTATTAAAGAAACAGAGGAAAAAACTAAAGCCGATCTTTCAAAAATTCCTATCATAATTGCTGACATTAACGATGAAAAGTCCCTTGTTGCGATGGCCGAACAATGCAAA ATCATAGTTAACTGCTGCGGACCATATCGATTTTATGGTGAGCCTGTAGTTAAAGCTTGCATCAATGCTGGAACCCATCATGTTGACGTTAGCGGTGAGCCACAATACATGGAACGCATGCAATTGGAATATAATGATCTGGCCAGAGAAAAAGGGGTGTACATTGTTTCGGCTTGTGGTTTCGACAGCATCCCAGCTGATATGGGCACTATTTTCCTTGAGGAACACTTTGACG GAGTTGTGAATTCGGTAGAGACTTACTTAGAGACATGGGTTTCAGGGGGCAATCCTGGTGGTGCCGGAATTCATTATGGAACATGGGAATCGGCTGTGTATGGTTTAGCCCATGCTAATGAATTGCGTGGGATCCGTTCAAAGTTGTTCAAAGAAAAGTTACCACCTATGGAACCTAAACTAAAAAATAG GAGTGCAATTCACAGATCGCCCTTGGTCAATAATGCCTATTGCTTACCATTCCCTGGCTCCGACAGATCAGTTGTCATGCGATCTCAGCGAGTCCTCTACGAATTGGATAAAAAGCGGCCAGTTCAAATGAAAGCTTATGTAGCCTTTAG ATCAATTGTAGAAGTCATCGGCGTTATGCTAGTTGGGTTAGTCTTCGGAATACTCTCTCGATTCTCTTTTGGTCGACATTTGCTTTTATCTTATCCTGGACTTTTCTCATTGGGCTTCATCTCACACGAAGGACCTTCTgaagagaaaatgaaaaaaaccaaattttcaATTACACTCTACGCAGAGGGTTGGTCAAAGGAAGATAAATTGGCTGAACCAACTGACAAATACACCATTCCTACGAATAAAAAAATGATTGCTAAAGTTTCAGGAACTAATCCAGGTTACGGCGGTACTTGCGTTGGTGTTTTGGTAGCAGCACTGACTATTTTAAAAGAACACAATAAAATGCCCAGCAC TGGTGGAGTTCTGCCGACTGGTGCCGCATTTGCTAAGACGAACATGATTTCCGAATTGGAGAAACATGAAAATGGATTCCACTTTGAGATTGTCCAAGCAAAGGAACAAGTCAGCACTGAGTAA
- the LOC119650759 gene encoding cytochrome c oxidase subunit NDUFA4, producing the protein MQGMGLKSLMKNPALIPLYVCTLAGAAGAIFYTIRLATRSPEVTWSRTNNPEPWEAYRSAQHKFYSPIRDYSKTESQAPKY; encoded by the exons ATGCAGGGAATGGGACTTAAGAGTTTGATGAAAAATCCAGCA TTGATCCCCTTGTACGTATGTACTTTGGCTGGAGCTGCTGGAGCTATTTTCTACACCATCCGATTGGCCACTCGCAGCCCCGAAGTAACATGGAGCCGCACAAACAACCCAGAACCATGGGAAGCTTATAGATCAGCCCAACACAAG TTCTACTCGCCAATTAGGGATTACTCGAAGACCGAGAGCCAGGCTCCAAAGTACTAG